A part of Geothrix oryzae genomic DNA contains:
- a CDS encoding polysaccharide deacetylase family protein — MSFPSLIRALIRAVAWGFCCAVLTGQSLSITLDDGPNLSSTPRLSGDERNRRLLEAFRERGVRVVLFANGIRGGDSPEGIRWLEAWGRAGHRIGNHTYGHPNLEEVGLPRFKEEVLQLDRLIRGVPGYWPMLRFPYLREGRAGAERRAAQAMLKDLGYGVAPVSIPTYDWLFNERLQLLLQARPEADIAPIRTLYLRHLDEVLRGYRDLGDRLLGKDPVHTLLLHHNLLNALVMPDLLRMLDANGWKVVGPEEAYRDPIYAEDLSTMGYSESHLGALARKRRMLVAEVQRLEALLEGGKTALKEHAP, encoded by the coding sequence ATGAGCTTCCCGTCTCTCATCCGGGCCCTCATCCGGGCGGTCGCCTGGGGTTTCTGCTGCGCGGTCCTGACTGGCCAGTCGCTGTCCATCACCTTGGACGACGGGCCCAACCTCAGCTCGACCCCGCGGCTTTCGGGCGACGAACGGAACCGGCGCCTGCTGGAGGCCTTCCGGGAGAGGGGCGTGCGCGTGGTCCTCTTTGCCAACGGCATCCGCGGCGGGGACAGCCCGGAGGGGATCCGGTGGCTGGAGGCCTGGGGCCGGGCGGGCCACCGCATCGGGAATCACACCTACGGTCACCCCAACCTCGAAGAGGTCGGCCTGCCCCGATTCAAGGAAGAGGTGCTTCAGCTGGACCGCCTGATCCGCGGCGTTCCCGGCTACTGGCCCATGCTGCGGTTCCCGTACCTGCGCGAGGGAAGGGCGGGGGCGGAACGGCGAGCCGCCCAGGCCATGCTGAAGGATCTGGGATACGGCGTCGCGCCGGTGAGCATCCCGACCTACGACTGGCTCTTCAATGAGCGCCTCCAGCTGCTGCTGCAGGCCCGGCCCGAAGCCGACATCGCGCCCATCCGGACCCTCTACCTGCGGCACCTGGACGAGGTCCTCCGGGGCTACCGCGACCTGGGCGACCGGCTCCTCGGCAAGGATCCGGTCCACACGCTCCTCCTCCACCACAACCTCCTGAATGCCCTCGTCATGCCAGACCTGCTCCGGATGCTGGATGCGAACGGCTGGAAGGTGGTGGGCCCGGAGGAGGCCTACCGGGATCCCATCTACGCGGAAGACCTGTCGACCATGGGCTACAGCGAAAGCCACCTCGGCGCCCTGGCGCGGAAGCGGCGCATGCTCGTGGCGGAGGTCCAGCGCCTGGAGGCCCTGCTGGAGGGCGGGAAGACGGCCCTCAAGGAGCACGCGCCATGA
- a CDS encoding tetratricopeptide repeat protein gives MTLTWLPICLALAGLVQDPAEGHRLLRENRLEAARKAFDAVLAKAPQDVDGLVGAGFTALRQERIPEALAHFQRALALSPAYADAAYGSALCQERLGKTAEARRLAKEAVRLDPAREDFQTLLARVSPMEDSIPPPPPLPAELRVPFRTVPAGFQIRDGAGWKTVYLKGVNLGAALPGRFPTEFPGKEVYAGWLAEMGQLGINALRLYTIHPPAFYEALREHNLKAAHPIYLLHGVWVEPPPGDDFGDPVWFAAYREDMRRVVDLMHGRASFPPRPGAAGGHYRADVSRWWIGTILGREWEPFNVIAYNRRHPGDSDWKGRFVEVRRAHATEVFMAKALDTFIGLEHDTYHVQRPVAFTNWPTLDAMTHPSETSFFEEQRILKKLGLPYTEEVKSEVFDDDSVSIDMEKFSDLPAFRGGLFASYHVYPNYPEFINLDAGYAKARDEEGPNSYLGYLKELRAYHKKHAVLVSEFGLSSSRMPAHWQPQGMTHGGLEEKDQARLMKRLIRNIYDTGYAGSIVFAWMDEWFKKTWQVSPLELPPERKPLWFNAMDAEENYGLIGHHPGAKGPNILIDGRADDWKNIPTYLKNENLEMKLFADEGWFHVGLFWKGAVDWNRDTFLLGLDTLGPDLGNHRFPFGVPVRNGAGMEFTLELSAKSCGVWVDAPYEFSPHRHPGPSRTIAHEDGPWRQMQTETNRLRVGQDLTVYQARRYDIGALHKGTQDRRDPAFDSLGEWMDGPGFLEVRIPWTLIHVTDPSSRRVLQDPADLLSMEDHGSVTTDGFRASLVRTRRKGPEGPAEVLETLPAANRNGIPIPPLFTWPTWEQPRWHPFRKKAFDAVRDAFAALPAQPKPSAP, from the coding sequence ATGACCCTGACCTGGCTGCCCATCTGCCTGGCCCTGGCCGGTCTCGTCCAGGATCCGGCCGAGGGCCACCGGCTGCTCCGGGAGAATCGCCTGGAGGCGGCCCGGAAGGCCTTCGATGCCGTGCTGGCCAAGGCGCCCCAGGATGTGGACGGCCTGGTCGGAGCCGGGTTCACGGCCCTGCGCCAGGAGCGCATTCCGGAAGCGCTGGCCCATTTCCAACGGGCGCTGGCGCTGTCGCCCGCCTATGCGGATGCGGCCTATGGCTCGGCGCTGTGCCAGGAACGCCTGGGCAAAACGGCCGAGGCCCGGCGTCTGGCCAAGGAGGCGGTGCGCCTCGATCCGGCCCGCGAGGACTTCCAGACCCTCCTGGCCCGGGTCTCCCCGATGGAAGACTCGATTCCCCCGCCTCCGCCTCTCCCCGCGGAGCTGCGGGTGCCCTTCCGCACTGTTCCGGCCGGCTTCCAGATCCGCGATGGGGCGGGCTGGAAGACCGTGTATCTGAAGGGGGTGAACCTGGGCGCGGCCCTGCCGGGGCGGTTCCCCACGGAATTCCCGGGCAAGGAGGTCTATGCCGGGTGGCTGGCGGAGATGGGGCAGCTCGGGATCAACGCCCTCCGCCTCTACACCATCCACCCTCCTGCCTTCTACGAGGCCCTGCGAGAGCACAACCTCAAGGCGGCGCACCCGATCTACCTGCTGCACGGCGTCTGGGTGGAGCCCCCGCCGGGGGACGACTTCGGCGATCCCGTCTGGTTCGCGGCCTACCGCGAGGACATGCGGCGCGTGGTGGACCTGATGCACGGCCGCGCCAGCTTCCCGCCCCGGCCGGGGGCCGCCGGGGGCCATTACCGCGCGGATGTGAGCCGCTGGTGGATCGGGACGATCCTGGGCCGCGAATGGGAGCCCTTCAATGTCATCGCCTACAACCGGCGGCATCCGGGCGATTCCGACTGGAAGGGCCGGTTCGTGGAGGTGCGCCGGGCCCACGCGACGGAAGTCTTCATGGCCAAGGCCCTGGACACCTTCATCGGGCTCGAACACGACACCTACCATGTGCAGCGGCCGGTGGCCTTCACCAACTGGCCCACGCTCGACGCCATGACGCACCCCAGCGAGACCTCGTTTTTCGAGGAACAGCGGATCCTGAAGAAACTCGGCCTGCCCTATACGGAGGAAGTGAAGTCCGAAGTCTTCGACGACGACAGCGTGTCCATCGACATGGAGAAGTTCTCGGATCTCCCGGCGTTCAGGGGGGGGCTGTTCGCGAGCTACCATGTCTATCCGAACTATCCGGAGTTCATCAACCTCGACGCCGGATACGCGAAGGCTCGGGACGAGGAGGGGCCCAACAGCTACCTGGGGTATCTCAAGGAGCTCCGGGCCTACCACAAGAAGCACGCGGTGCTGGTGTCCGAGTTCGGGCTCAGTTCCTCCCGCATGCCGGCCCACTGGCAGCCCCAGGGCATGACCCACGGGGGCCTCGAGGAGAAGGACCAGGCCCGCCTGATGAAGCGCCTGATCCGGAACATCTACGACACGGGGTACGCCGGGAGCATCGTCTTCGCCTGGATGGACGAGTGGTTCAAGAAGACCTGGCAGGTCTCGCCGCTCGAGCTGCCGCCCGAGCGGAAGCCCCTCTGGTTCAACGCCATGGATGCGGAGGAGAACTACGGATTGATCGGGCATCATCCTGGGGCCAAGGGGCCGAACATCCTCATCGACGGCCGGGCCGACGACTGGAAGAACATCCCCACCTACCTCAAGAACGAGAATCTGGAGATGAAGCTCTTTGCCGACGAGGGCTGGTTCCATGTGGGCCTCTTCTGGAAGGGGGCCGTCGACTGGAACCGCGACACCTTCCTGCTGGGGCTGGACACCCTGGGGCCGGACCTGGGCAACCACCGCTTCCCCTTCGGCGTTCCCGTGCGGAACGGTGCGGGAATGGAGTTCACCCTCGAACTGTCCGCGAAAAGCTGCGGCGTCTGGGTGGACGCCCCCTACGAGTTCTCGCCCCACCGCCACCCGGGCCCTTCCCGCACCATCGCCCACGAAGACGGCCCCTGGCGCCAGATGCAGACGGAGACCAACCGCCTGCGGGTGGGGCAGGACCTGACGGTCTATCAGGCCCGCCGCTACGACATCGGGGCCCTGCACAAGGGGACCCAGGACCGCCGCGACCCCGCCTTCGATTCGCTGGGCGAATGGATGGACGGCCCCGGGTTCCTGGAAGTCCGCATCCCCTGGACGCTGATCCATGTCACCGATCCAAGCTCGCGCCGCGTGCTCCAGGATCCGGCGGACCTGCTGTCGATGGAGGACCACGGCTCGGTGACCACCGACGGATTCCGCGCCAGCCTGGTGCGGACGCGCCGCAAAGGGCCCGAGGGGCCGGCGGAGGTTCTCGAAACCCTGCCTGCCGCGAACCGGAACGGCATTCCCATCCCTCCCCTCTTCACCTGGCCCACCTGGGAGCAGCCCCGCTGGCATCCTTTCCGGAAGAAGGCCTTCGATGCCGTCCGGGATGCCTTCGCCGCCCTTCCGGCCCAACCCAAACCGAGCGCGCCATGA
- a CDS encoding tetratricopeptide repeat protein, with protein sequence MILLLFPATLQAAPTPSDAEMGRLLTQARQARNQSHWDEAIKGYDALLAKDGWHETALFERAQTLGWAQRYPECVTAWRLFRERAPWRAREADQNLAMMASWGRKFEVALTTLEPYAQKGERWAILDSAKYLSWAGRYRESLARTSTWIAAHPKDRDALLMQARVLSWDGRLRAAHGAFQQLVAQHPDLGDARLGLAQVSLWSGRVEEARVEVDQLPKETRETPEGKLLEGQVRLAEGRRRAALAQLTPLARQGSPVQRDAEDLIRAAAEANGPSVEIGQTRTLTSEPLRMLDSSVRAKLPLGDGSIGLSHTLHRAELSGAESDAHETAATVAYPLGPLRLSADLGRLTGLGGDPAGFHRLGLLWRLGHGAEVNLTQGRSVIVFTPQAVAQRVGIQSTDLAFTLAGFADVLRLQAGTASVSAGNRRTTWSGAYEHRWRLSPITLSAGLTSRGMGYSETLPLGFWNPRHYLFHGATGTAAFENGRFALLVEGRWGRQVTDQQAWTTGKGYAANLSWGLGRSPVTLLLGWSDSTSGLNAVSVTDPNTYREQSFRWGLRVAGPWRW encoded by the coding sequence ATGATCCTCCTTCTGTTCCCAGCCACCCTGCAAGCGGCTCCGACCCCCAGCGACGCCGAGATGGGCCGCCTGCTCACCCAGGCCCGGCAGGCGCGGAACCAGAGCCACTGGGACGAGGCGATCAAGGGCTACGACGCCTTGCTGGCCAAGGATGGCTGGCACGAGACGGCCCTCTTCGAGCGGGCGCAGACCCTGGGATGGGCCCAGCGGTATCCGGAGTGCGTGACGGCCTGGCGCCTCTTCCGGGAGCGCGCGCCCTGGCGGGCGCGGGAAGCGGACCAGAACCTGGCCATGATGGCGAGCTGGGGGCGGAAGTTCGAGGTGGCCCTCACGACCCTGGAGCCCTATGCCCAGAAGGGCGAGCGCTGGGCGATCCTCGACAGCGCCAAGTACCTGAGCTGGGCCGGCCGCTACCGCGAGTCGCTGGCCCGCACCTCGACCTGGATCGCCGCGCACCCGAAGGATCGGGATGCCCTCCTCATGCAGGCCCGCGTGCTGAGCTGGGATGGCCGTCTGAGGGCGGCCCATGGGGCCTTCCAGCAGCTGGTGGCCCAGCATCCCGATCTGGGGGATGCCCGCCTGGGGCTGGCCCAGGTGTCGCTGTGGAGCGGCCGGGTCGAGGAGGCCCGGGTGGAAGTGGACCAGCTGCCGAAGGAGACCCGCGAGACGCCCGAAGGGAAACTCCTGGAAGGGCAGGTCCGGCTGGCGGAAGGCCGCCGGCGGGCGGCACTGGCGCAGCTGACGCCGCTGGCCCGGCAGGGCAGCCCCGTGCAGCGGGACGCGGAGGATCTGATCCGGGCCGCCGCCGAGGCGAACGGCCCCTCGGTGGAGATCGGCCAGACCCGCACCCTCACCAGCGAGCCCCTGCGCATGCTGGACAGCTCCGTGCGCGCCAAGCTGCCCCTCGGGGATGGCAGCATCGGCCTGAGCCACACCCTGCACCGCGCGGAACTGAGCGGCGCGGAATCCGATGCGCACGAGACGGCCGCTACCGTGGCCTATCCCCTGGGACCGCTGCGCCTCTCGGCCGATCTGGGCCGCCTCACGGGGCTGGGCGGGGATCCCGCCGGGTTCCATCGCCTGGGCCTTCTCTGGCGGTTGGGGCATGGCGCGGAGGTGAACCTGACCCAAGGCCGGAGCGTGATCGTCTTTACGCCCCAGGCGGTGGCTCAGCGGGTCGGCATCCAGAGCACGGACTTGGCCTTCACGCTGGCCGGCTTCGCGGATGTCCTCCGGCTCCAGGCCGGCACCGCCTCGGTCTCCGCGGGGAACCGCCGGACCACCTGGAGCGGTGCCTACGAGCACCGCTGGCGCCTCTCGCCCATCACCCTGTCCGCCGGGCTCACCAGCCGCGGCATGGGCTATTCGGAAACGCTGCCGCTCGGCTTCTGGAATCCGAGGCACTACCTCTTCCATGGCGCCACGGGCACCGCGGCCTTCGAGAACGGCCGCTTCGCCTTGTTGGTGGAGGGGCGCTGGGGGCGCCAGGTGACGGATCAGCAGGCCTGGACCACGGGCAAGGGCTACGCCGCGAACCTGAGCTGGGGCCTCGGGCGCAGCCCCGTCACGCTGCTGCTCGGCTGGTCCGACAGCACCTCGGGCCTGAACGCGGTAAGCGTGACCGACCCGAACACCTATCGCGAG
- a CDS encoding response regulator transcription factor — translation MSRRWPEHTTVLVVEDDLTTARIIQARLEMEGLKVFVALHGVEGLEILNREAIDLITTDLMMPSMNGFRLVQEIRDLPPPKGRIPILLISSNQNEQDMVRCLAAGADDYMIKPISVQVLMERLWRLFERSRRAG, via the coding sequence ATGAGCCGACGCTGGCCCGAACATACCACGGTCCTGGTGGTCGAAGATGACCTCACGACCGCCCGGATCATTCAGGCCCGCCTGGAGATGGAGGGGCTGAAGGTGTTCGTGGCCCTCCATGGCGTGGAGGGCCTCGAGATCCTGAACCGCGAAGCCATCGACCTCATCACCACCGACCTCATGATGCCGTCCATGAATGGCTTCCGGCTGGTCCAGGAAATCCGCGACCTCCCGCCCCCCAAGGGGCGCATCCCCATCCTGCTCATCTCCAGCAACCAGAATGAGCAGGACATGGTCCGCTGCCTGGCGGCCGGGGCCGACGACTACATGATCAAGCCGATCTCCGTGCAGGTGCTCATGGAGCGGCTGTGGCGGCTCTTCGAACGCTCCCGCCGGGCGGGGTGA
- a CDS encoding glycosyltransferase family 2 protein translates to MSFRVFVTAFAQWGILAYFLAMNLTHLGLILRAFFSIRRHLDEAETDRLDTAFESSHFKPMSLICPAYNEEAGVVASINSLVSLRYPEFQVVVVNDGSTDATLQRLITAFKLQPSHRVIRQLLPTQEVLGVYESAYVPNLVVVDKANGGKADALNCGVNLARYPLVCCMDGDSLLENDALLRIARPFMDRPDLIASGGVVRPVNGCKVTPMGIRGIYLPDSWLARFQIVEYLRAFLFARVGLASLDSLFIVSGAFGVFRKDLVVAAGGFDTATIGEDFELVVRLHRCLRDWKRPHHIALVPDPVCWTEVPEHFRELGRQRNRWQRGMLETIWRHRRMCFNPKYGRIGIFSMPYFLVFEALAPIIEVAGYLVFAGSLWTHSVGGTFALLFFYVALLLGVLNSVVSVVLHEISSHRYQGLKAWSILLLLAVAENFGYRQLTLWWRLRGTLDWIRGKDQWGHLKRLGLTTHPAPKPPEA, encoded by the coding sequence GTGAGCTTCCGCGTATTCGTCACCGCCTTCGCCCAGTGGGGCATCCTCGCCTACTTCCTGGCCATGAACCTCACGCACCTGGGGCTGATCCTCCGGGCCTTCTTCTCCATCCGACGGCACCTGGACGAGGCCGAAACCGACCGCCTCGACACGGCCTTCGAGTCCAGCCACTTCAAGCCCATGTCCTTGATCTGCCCGGCCTACAACGAAGAGGCCGGCGTGGTGGCGAGCATCAACAGCCTGGTCAGCCTCCGCTACCCGGAGTTCCAGGTGGTGGTGGTGAACGACGGGAGCACGGACGCCACCCTCCAGCGGCTCATCACCGCCTTCAAGCTCCAGCCCAGCCACCGTGTGATCCGCCAGCTGCTCCCCACCCAGGAGGTGCTCGGCGTCTATGAAAGCGCCTATGTGCCCAACCTGGTGGTGGTGGACAAGGCGAACGGCGGCAAGGCGGACGCTTTGAACTGCGGCGTGAACCTGGCCCGGTATCCCCTGGTGTGCTGCATGGACGGGGACAGCCTCCTGGAGAACGATGCCCTGCTCCGCATCGCGCGGCCCTTCATGGACCGGCCGGACCTGATCGCTTCCGGCGGCGTGGTCCGGCCCGTGAACGGCTGCAAGGTCACGCCCATGGGCATCCGCGGCATCTACCTCCCGGACTCCTGGCTGGCCCGGTTCCAGATCGTGGAGTATCTGAGAGCCTTCCTCTTCGCCCGGGTGGGGCTGGCTTCGCTGGACTCCCTGTTCATCGTCAGCGGCGCCTTCGGCGTCTTCCGGAAGGACCTGGTCGTGGCCGCAGGCGGGTTCGACACGGCCACCATCGGCGAGGACTTCGAGCTGGTCGTGCGCCTCCACCGCTGCCTGCGGGACTGGAAGCGCCCCCACCACATCGCCCTGGTGCCGGATCCCGTGTGCTGGACCGAAGTCCCCGAACATTTCAGGGAGCTGGGACGCCAGCGCAACCGCTGGCAGCGGGGCATGCTCGAGACCATCTGGCGGCACCGGCGCATGTGCTTCAACCCGAAGTACGGGCGCATCGGGATCTTCTCCATGCCCTATTTCCTCGTCTTCGAGGCCCTGGCCCCGATCATCGAGGTCGCCGGCTACCTCGTGTTCGCCGGGTCCCTCTGGACCCACTCGGTGGGTGGCACCTTCGCCCTCCTGTTCTTCTATGTCGCCCTCCTGCTCGGCGTGCTGAACTCCGTGGTGTCCGTGGTCCTCCACGAAATCAGCAGCCACCGCTACCAGGGCCTCAAGGCCTGGAGCATCCTATTGCTCCTCGCCGTGGCCGAGAACTTCGGCTACCGCCAGCTGACCCTCTGGTGGCGGCTGCGGGGTACCCTCGACTGGATCCGCGGGAAGGACCAATGGGGGCACCTGAAGCGCCTGGGGCTCACCACACACCCGGCCCCGAAGCCCCCCGAAGCTTGA
- a CDS encoding HEAT repeat domain-containing protein, with translation MALVSGLVLVGAILQVRRDRQNRHRIACYQAWEVQLTDYLFKGGYERGSFGPIPHADRWLFRNFLARYQSTLAGQESEVLRQLYLGLDIHLSLPRRLRSRDPRVRAMAAQEIGAFRLDELTETPPPPVADRPWRWNPGLRIEGYLNLVLPLLDDPVPYVAHVAARTLTHSQDLRFASPVLAWVMREEVYQRERLLRVLEGFGPGLLPWMKDHLESPDQNPEPWILFALLVGSHRHRDSQPRLLWLLEVPHVNLRVSVLKSLIILADPTIYPKVLPFASSPVWEIRTQAARALGVLGGPSAIPALLPLLADRVFEVRRNAAQSLVDLGRAGVSALTWIAEDASADRFARDIARERLEWADERGHL, from the coding sequence GTGGCCCTGGTCTCCGGCCTGGTGCTGGTCGGGGCCATTCTGCAGGTGCGCCGGGACCGCCAGAACCGCCATCGCATCGCCTGCTACCAGGCCTGGGAAGTCCAGCTGACGGACTACCTCTTCAAGGGCGGCTACGAGCGCGGCTCCTTCGGGCCCATCCCGCACGCCGACCGTTGGCTCTTCCGGAATTTCCTGGCCCGCTACCAATCCACGCTGGCCGGGCAGGAATCCGAGGTCCTCCGCCAGCTCTACCTGGGCCTGGACATCCACCTCTCCCTCCCCCGCCGCCTCCGGAGCCGGGACCCCCGGGTCCGGGCCATGGCCGCCCAGGAGATCGGCGCCTTCCGGCTGGACGAACTCACCGAGACCCCGCCCCCGCCCGTCGCCGACCGGCCCTGGCGCTGGAATCCGGGCCTCCGCATCGAGGGCTACCTCAACCTGGTCCTGCCCCTCCTGGACGATCCCGTCCCCTATGTGGCGCATGTGGCGGCCCGGACCCTCACCCACAGCCAGGACCTGCGTTTCGCCAGCCCCGTCCTGGCCTGGGTCATGCGCGAGGAGGTCTACCAGCGCGAGCGCCTGCTGCGGGTCCTGGAGGGCTTCGGCCCCGGCCTGCTGCCCTGGATGAAGGACCACCTCGAGTCCCCGGATCAGAACCCGGAACCCTGGATCCTCTTCGCGCTGCTGGTCGGCTCCCACCGGCACCGGGACTCCCAACCCCGCCTGCTCTGGCTGCTGGAGGTCCCGCATGTGAACCTCCGGGTCTCGGTCCTGAAGTCGCTCATCATCCTCGCGGACCCGACCATCTACCCCAAGGTGCTGCCTTTTGCCTCCAGCCCCGTCTGGGAGATCCGCACGCAGGCGGCCCGGGCCCTGGGCGTGCTCGGGGGACCCTCCGCCATTCCGGCCCTCCTCCCCCTGCTGGCCGATCGCGTGTTCGAAGTGCGCCGGAACGCGGCCCAGAGCCTCGTGGATCTCGGCCGGGCCGGTGTCTCGGCCCTGACCTGGATCGCCGAGGATGCCTCGGCGGACCGCTTCGCCCGGGACATCGCCCGCGAGCGGCTCGAGTGGGCGGATGAACGGGGTCACCTGTGA